Below is a window of Impatiens glandulifera chromosome 2, dImpGla2.1, whole genome shotgun sequence DNA.
ttataagaaaactaatataatattcatattatcacaatttattatattataataatattatcatattataataatatcttacataattaaactaataagaaaattaatataataatatagtataatattgatattatcacaatttatcatattgtgatcatattgtacaaatatattatattatattctaacatgaTCATAttgtacaaatatattatattatattctaacatgaTTAGATTAGATTGATTAGATTGGTTAGtgttgattttgatttataattatctAGACTTGAGGTTTTATACATTTAGGAACTAATCTAAAGTTAAGAATATTTTCTGAAATATTAGTTGTGGTTAGGCATTCTCTGAATGGAGTAAACATGTTTTGAACATGCAAGTCAAAATGGTCGAGACCTTTGTTTTAGAACtatcatatttttatctataGGAGAATGTCTCGTTTGATTTTTAGATCCTTGGATGTTTGGATTGTATTTAGGAGTTTGGATCTAGGTGTTTTGTAGAGGTCTAATATTATGCAGGTTTGAGTTTGGGGTTGATGAACATAAAGAAATGTCATCAATCTTCAAAAAGGAAGAAACATTGCTAAACAAATAACGAAGAAATAATGGGTATTTGTCTCTTTCAAATAATggatatatattaacataacttttagatattttattaatattataatataaatttattacatattttaaatatattttaaaatataacaaataaaatgaattgaaaaaatCTTACCAATTGAACaacataattaagaaataagctaatgaaaataaaaagttgattataatttatttaaatataaagccATTACAaatcttattataatttatttaactataaGTCATATCAATCATGAGAGAGTACATCTTTATAATGTACCATAATATAGAGACAAATAAGACTGAGATGTTTCAACTTCATATTTTTATcagttaattttgatttaacaaCAAGTAAATTAGGGTTAAGTTGTTCACTAAAACCATCTTCGCAATTTTGAGCTTCTATGACACAAGAATCAACCAACGACTTAACATTATAATATGATTTTGAACCAGATTTTGAACCAAGTTCAACAATCCCTCTAGCAATGTTATCAATTGCTATATCGTAATCTTCAGCGCATATCTCGTACACTTCCTTCTCATTAGGATCACTTGTTTGTTTGAGGATATCATTGATTTGAATGAGGGTGGTAGAAGCATATGTATTTGATGATTTTAGTAAAAGAACTAAAAGTCCTTTAACATCGGCTTTCGCACTATCTGGGGATTTGATCTTAGAGTAGAAATACAAAGATCAAAATAATCTGTCGTTTTACAAACATCAATAATTAAATCAGCATTCGAAAGATTATTCAAGTCAAATAGTGACATGATAAAGATTAACATTATGTAAATAGATAGTGATGCTTCCattatttcgtttgagaaaatTGAACATCACAACcacacatttatttatttatttatttattatgagcaacaatttaatatataaatggaaGAATGGATACCAAATTTTCAATATAGATTTCttgtataattaaaaagaattttaacaatttaaaaaaggaaaaaaataattaataaatatacatcCTTTAGTAGAATTCTCTCAATctttttttagaagaaaataccaaaaattagtaaaaatcaACTAATTgagactaattgatttgctattaattaatattccaTTCTCGATTAATTAgtaaatcaattagactaattgattcgTTACTGATTTTTGTTATTTCCTTCCAAAGATGATAGAGAAATAATTCTACAAAATGATTTAAACAGTGAATCAACACTCACTCCATTAACTAAAAagaattttatcaattttaaaaaaggaaaaaataattaataaatgtctATCTTTTAGTAGATGTACTTGAAtgacaagatttttttttgatttttataaacaaaatatcaaatgaaaacaaaaaaaaatactttttcttTATACATCAAAATCTAGTTTTaagtctaatttaataaaataattaatcacttaatttaatatattaaatacttatctatttatatataataataataattattattattttgaattttgattggTTTGACGGATTGAAAGTTgggattaatttgaatatatatgtaagagtaaaggAATACTTGGGTGAAATCGTGAATTGACccatacataaatttaaaacgtttaaaaataaaataaaaaatgatatgtgTATTTTCTTCCAAGAAAGATTTGCTATTGATTTTTGGTGTTTCCTTCCaagaaagattttgaaaaataattctacaaaatgatttaaacatgaatcaaataaaatcatataaattgtgATTGATTCGTCAAtcaataacaaatttttaataaattaacaaattaattaatttaattaatttgttattgatTAATATTCCATTCTTGGTCAATTAGCAAATACCAATTGATTTGCTGACTTTTATTATTTCGTTTTAAGAGATAATTCTCCAATTAACAACATTTacttgaatttttataaaaaaaatatcaaatgaggaaaaaatatttttctccaTACATCAAAATCTAGTTTTAAacctcatttaataaaaataattaatcactaaatttaatatattaaatacttatttaatataaatatatttataagtaccttttatatatatataaataaaaatatactaaaaatatatttaatttattttaaaagagaaaaaagttaAACACATTACtctacaaaatttattaaatgactAATTTAAacttctaaattaaataaaattatttgtataaaaaattatatacatttttttacatCACACCTCTTTATCTTACTtcattataaaacaaaattttcatgtataaaaaaataattataaaataaaaaaaaaataaaaataaaaaaaataaaaatatatacatatatattgaaaagaaatgaatttaatgatttaggtgaaaaaaaatgagtgaatgAGTTCGAAGTTAAAAAGAGTCGTTAACACTCGACTGACTAGGTAAACCAATGAAGACTATTTCTTTCTCTgctctttattaataatttgtttttatcttttagagtttaacttattttacatatttttagagtaataacagagtaaataaattaaatttacaaaatatatatgttttaaaataaattaaatttatgaaatatatatgttaCAATGATCCAATCAGcatgagaagaaagaagaaattaaaaaaaaaaaatgcaactGCATCTTCATTTCTGTGaatagcatatatatatatatatatatatatatatatatatatatatatatatatataattggaagaattgatattaaaactatcaatattttatgcatatttcttGAATCTATacattagaagaaaaaaatatcttcAATCATTTACCATTTTTCCTTGGATTTTGTTGATAAAagaatcaaattttcaaaaggGAAGTTCATGTCTACTTATCAAGATAATAGTATTTTGGTAAACAATGAAATAATCTAGAaagtttcagattttttttctctatatatatatatgtatagagagggagattaaaatatatttgtaagttaTGGGTGGAAATTGAATAAGAGAGTTTAAAGGAAAAattgaacaaaacaaaaattcaaGGCAAAATTGATTGAAATAGCAAGTTTAAAACCAAACTTGAAGCAGGGAAGAAAGTCGAGGGACTGTTTTAAAGACTTCAGAGTAGAGACTACTTCTGACCGAAAACCAGTTTAAAAGAATGTTCAGGGTAGCTTTGGTGCCTGCTCCTCAGTAACTTTGGAATAGATTGGGATTGAATTCAATGAATTTCAGTTTGTTTTGATGCaatcaatatcttattttgaagCTTATTTTGGATTCAAGTGTCCCTCCCTTCTAGCGTTATAAGAACCTCTCTTTTGTCTCTAGATAACTTAGAACAAATCGGGATATTTTCAAAGTAGttcaacatacacaaaatattagCCTAATAACTTGAATCTTTAAGTCACATATagcttcttttaaaaaaaaaatgaaatcacaACTTAAATATGTTCTTTGAGTTCATATTTCAACACATGACTAAGTAATATATTGTTTGTGTGTTTATTTGAAAGGTAAAACACGTGACTTGACTTCACATGACTAAGTAGAAGCGAAGATGATCATGTGTTTTCACCGGCCCTCGAATTCATCAGTTTTGGTATCATCAACTTCCATAGCTTAGTTATACATAATTGTCATTACCAGTTAAGCAATGTTTCTAGATTTATTTTCTAGTTGACAGAGGAAGTGAAGAAGAGAGAATGTATTTCTTAATCTTATACTAGCATTATGCAAATTTTGTTGTCCCAAAAGACTTGTGTGAGTTTTTTTTAGTACATTTGATGATGGATTAAaatccttcttctttttttcttgttGTATTAATGAAATATGCTAGTTcatttatatactaaaaatacACTAGCATTAACTAGATAATAAGatcacatatttattttcaGAAAAGTAAAATATCAATTCTTTAGGATTAACTTATCAACTAAAGCAAGAGAGCTAACGGAAACCTTATTCCGCtatctatttattttcaagaGTACAAGGTTAGATTTAACGAGTATTCTGAAAAACAAGACAATGACAGGCTCCATGTCAACCAAGGATTTTGATAATACTATGACTAATAAAACCCAAGTGCAACAAGAAGTATTCATGGAAATTAGTTTTGATTTATGAACAGTTAGTTATGAGTAGCCTTATTGGGAATATCATTCATAAGCATAATTGCTTGATGCATTTAATATAAGAACCATAATTTCTGAATAGTCAGTCTTCTAAGTAACAATTATCAAATAGGATAATCATGTAAATTGAACATGATCAACCAACAATGCAACTATAATAGATTTCTGAGTATTTAGCCAATAACATAAAAGAAATTTTCATCAATTTTCATGAAGGGAAAATAATAACAAGTAATAATCAGTTACGTAATTTACCTGGATTTTGTTGATCAGTTCAATAATTAACCGACAGCGAACTTGTTGGTCAAATAGGCTGATTCTACCGGGATGAATCACACTCTAGCACAGTTCATCTTCTACGGAGAGTTCTTCACAACGTTTgcattcaataaattaaaagcCATATCAACTTAAAACAGTTACtggaatatataaataaatattttttatttaagaagttaatacaaaaccattttcaaattaattaatctcaataaaaaaaaaacattagacatatattgtataaacaaaaaatacaagCAATATCAACTTAGATAATCTAGACTTTTTCTATCATATTCTTCaacaattataattcaaataagctATAAAATGTGTTATTGTCTTCATTGCATGTttcaagaataaaatatttaaaaaaatatataaacaattaaattatattggttaaaagaataagaaaaaagatGTTAACAAATACCAACTTCTATCTACCAAAATCTGAGTGAAAGATATAGAAATTCTTGTGTGAACACAAAAATACCTTTTTCAAATGACTATATGAGTTTCAtcagaaataattttgtaaacgACATAAAAGTAGAATAAGGAGAAACTAAATattctcaaataaaatattgatacaCATTCAAGCCATCTAAAATTAGGGGAAATCGATTTGGATTGATCATAAATTGAGGCTTTTAATAACCATTTAATATTGCATTTTATTATCACTAAACTAGTTAATTAATCGACTGGATTTTAAAGTTATAGTTCAAAAATTCTCAATCTTGAGTAGAAAAGAAGTGTATGtcaatgtatataaaataaaaatacagtttcgagtatttttcaaataaaatatttaaacacaaCTATTTAAGATTAATCATAAATTGAGATTGATGAAATAATATCAACAAAAACTAGTAATAAATTCAAGAAGTCATAGTAAGACTTTGGATTCACATTGAATTATTACACTTCTTTGTGCAAATCTTCTAGAAAATCTATTATAAAgtcataaaattgaaattatgaGAAAGTAATTCTTTCAAATAAGGCTATTACATCATTTTCGATAGTTTTAGAATATCACTCATTTTAGAAACAACCTTTGGCCAGTTTGTCAAAaggtgaaaaaaataaaaataaaaagtcctCCAGTAGGTGATGCATCTGTCTCACAACAGAAATTCATATACAATTTTAGCATAACGTGACCAATTGTTTCATGGTTTAATAAATAACCATGGTTTGTAATAGAAAGAATCTTGATCAAAATAGAGCTAAAAGATTAAACCCATATACAATGTATCATCCTCCTTGATGATTTTTCCCTTTAAAACGTATTATGAGTCTCCCAAGTCTTGAGCAGAGAGTTTATAAATACATGCTCATTCAAGCATATAAGCATAACTATAGAGATAAGAGATTATTGAGAAAATCAAAGTAACAGCAATGTCACCATGGCTGTTACTATTCATTTTTCTTACAGTGTGTTGGAATGATGCTGAATTATGTGGTGCAGACAGACACATAGTAGTTGCAAAGGACGGTTCAGGGAATTTTACAACGATAGGAGAGGCTATTGCTGCCGCTCCCATCCAAAGCAAAgatatcatttctattatgataAGGGAGGGAGTCTACGATGAGTATATTGTAATTGGAAAAGAGaagataaatataatgtttattgGAGATGGCATGTACAAGACCATTGTGTCTGGCAATAGGAGCGTTCATGATGGTATAGGAACCGACAAGACAGCGACAGTTggtatgtaaaaaatattttatatgttttcttAAGCTAGTTAACGAGTGTTCTTTTCATTGTATTTGCAAACTAACTTATTTCTCATGTTTTTTAACAGACATTTTAGGAGATGGCTTCATTGCAAAGGAAATGACGTTCCAAAATACAGCTGGTCGAGAGAAAGAACAAGCGGTGGCACTCAAAAGTGACGCTCAATCTGCCTTTTATAAGTGCAGATTCCTAGGATTTCAGGACACCCTCTATGCTAAAAGTAAAAGGCAATTCTACAGGGATTGCGAAATTCATGGGACGGTGGATTTCATTTTTGGAGATGCTTCTGCAGTTTTTCAAAAGTGCCTTATTTTTGCCCGAAAACCGCTAAATGGGCAGAATATAATAACTGCTCAAGGAAGGGAGAGTCCTGAAAGCAAAGGAGGAATAATACTGCACAACTGCACAATAAAAGCAGCTGCTGACCTCATTCCTTATAAGTCATCCACCAAGACATACCTCGGGAGACCGTGGAAAACTTTATACTCTCGAGTGGTTGTTATGGAAAGTTATATAGAAGATCTTATTGACCCTAGGGGATGGATTGAGTGGAACAAAAACCTTACAAACCTAGATAAGTTATTTTACGCAGAATACCAAAACCAAGGCCCAGGTGCTAACACTACTAATCGTGTGAAATGGCCAGGGTATAAAGTGTTGAAAATCCCTTCTGAAGTATCACAGTTTACTGTGAAGAATTTCATCAAGGGGAATGAATGGATACCCTGGACCGGTATTCCATTTATTTCTGGTCTACTATAATTATCAGTAGTGTTGATAGGgggaaataaaattaacacatATATTACCATGTGCATGGTATTGTCTTGTAAGCTAAAAGAAATGTATCTGGCATTGTCTACAAGGTTTCAGTTCAAGAAAAACATTACTTTTTTGTTTGCATACATATAATAGATAAATTGTGGATTTGACAAAAaaagatatcaaataaaaatatataaaattttgaaggacttatattatattaataaaataattttaatcccttaacctaatatttatatttctcaTACTGCCTCCATTTTCTTTCTGCTTCTTACAGGTTCTTGCTACCGCTATCTCTCGGTAACATGCTAAGTTGCTGTCTTAGTTAATAActtaatacttaatattttattatttatacaaaagtCTTAGTTAATACTTAAtattatactttattatttaacataGCTTTGagattcataatttataaaagataCTAAGATAGTTAATACTTAATATTTCTACTTTCCTATTATTACTATACTTAAGATTTGTcattatttaatgataataaataatttttttttgtttttaaattgtAATGGATATTATGAACATGAATATTAGTTTCTATCTtcatttattcaatattaaattatataaatatttttataatttacattGTATCGTAtcctatattttcaaattttgccGTATCGTATACCAGTGCAACATAGTTTATATTGggattttgtttgtttctcaTTGTTTCTTTATGAATCACCAGTAGATTCCAAGGTTTTGAAGCATCTTTACACTCAATTTGcaattgatataatcaaatTGATGATAATCTCTTAGTATCATAACATTCCATAAAGGATTAGCTTAGTTATACACAATTGTCATTACTAGTCAAGCAATGTTCCTAGATTTATCTAGTCGACAGAGGGAGCGAAGAAGAGAGAATGTACTCTTCTACTAATAGTTTGCAAGTTTTCTACTTTCTCAATGTCGTGTTAGTAGCTTTAACATCGCATCTTTTTTTCAGAAAAGTGAGATCACAACTGgtgtttattattttgacataaatGTATAGTCAATTCTTTAGTATAAACTTTTCAAACATAGCAGGGGAGCTAGCGAAAACCTTATATCGCTCTCTATTTCTACTGAGTCCAAGGTTGTATTTCATTAAGATTTCTGAAAAGCAAGACAATGACACCAAGAATTTTAATAAACCTAGgactaataaaactttaatcTGCCAAGAAGTATTCATGGGAATTAGCTTTTATTCATGAACGGGTGCCAATTGCCTTCTACAGAAGATCATTGACATGGTTCACAATCATAACTgcttaattagtttaatataaagaaACACAAACCCTTAAAGTATCTATCATTGCACTGCCGGGGCTTAACCTTAAGAGTAGAATtacaaatatatgaatattcaGTCAGTTTTCTAAGTAACAGTAAGCAAACAGGATAGTCATGTAAATTGAAGggatgtttttatgtttttatttgtgaACTTGTCAAGTGTGTCTGTAGATACTTAAGTAGTAGAATTGATACTTAATTTGTAAGCCGGAAAGAGTTATTCGAAcagtttgaaatttatttcagtagttattaaataaataaggcaGTTGGCAGTTGCCAAAGGAGGTTGAGTAATGACAACTGGAATTGGTTCTAGCGGAAAAAGGAGTTAATAAGGAAACTGCGGGAAAATCAGTTACAGCAGCTGTTTAACGGATGTGACTTCCTTGATCTTATtggaatataatttttctttgattttgtttcatttctctTTCAGCTCGTTATATACTAATTGAATGCTTCTCGcattcacaaataaattatctttaatgAAAAGTTTACCCAATCtctaatatatacatatatataattggaaGGATATACTGGAATCTTCAatatttaacttagttttatgaGATTCTAGCCATTACATAAAGGAAATGGCATCTATCTTCCAAAAGGAAAAAGGAAATTTAATAAGTGCTAGTCGATTCCGTGATTACCTGAATTTTGTTGATCCGTTCAATGGTTAACTGACCCCAACTAATTTGTCGGGTCGAATTGGCCGAGTCAACCGGGATGAAACACCCTCTAGCACAGTTCATCTTCTACGGAGAGTTCTTCAGCTCGTTCATGTCTTCTAATCTCGTGGATGACTAAATCTTGATTGCAATCAAATTCAACCCCATTGAGCAAGAAACGAAGCCCTGGCCGGCGATTGCAAAAACTTACCGACATGGCTGAACTTTTGAAGCTTGGACAACCTTCATTTGAAAGGGCTTCAAATCTTTTGAACAAATGTAGGACTGATAAGAAAAAACTCAAGATATAAATTTGAATGCACAAAAAGACTCTATACACCAAGAGATTCACAAAAGCACAAAAATATCCtttgaaattcaatttaaaGCCTAGTTTAAAGCTTGTGTAAACAAAAAGCCAACAGTTAAACGCAAGGATGCATAGAGAGAAtctttgttatatattaatggAACACACTTATGAAGGTTCaagaatgaatgaaaaaaaatatgttggaTAAAACTCAATGTTTCTAGCTATGCCAGGGCTTAGGAATCAATAAATAACACTATGATGAAAAGCCATCAGACAGGGGAATAAAGTGAAAGGAGAGAATTTGGCTTATCGAAGTGGTTAGAAGGAAGAGGGTGATAACTATTAGAAATAGGATTAGGATAACTATAGATAGATTTACTATTTTGCAAAGTCATTCAATTCAGAATATAATTAGGATTTCAtcagtataaatatatattttgattaagaattttatttataaaatgtttttgagGAAAGTTTATCACTCTTCTCAAATATTCTTggattctcttttttttttttttttaaattttcaagctCTAAAGTTTGAGCACTAACAGTTTCCTAAAACCTAATGAGGAATCCAGTTTGA
It encodes the following:
- the LOC124924252 gene encoding pectinesterase-like, which translates into the protein MSPWLLLFIFLTVCWNDAELCGADRHIVVAKDGSGNFTTIGEAIAAAPIQSKDIISIMIREGVYDEYIVIGKEKINIMFIGDGMYKTIVSGNRSVHDGIGTDKTATVDILGDGFIAKEMTFQNTAGREKEQAVALKSDAQSAFYKCRFLGFQDTLYAKSKRQFYRDCEIHGTVDFIFGDASAVFQKCLIFARKPLNGQNIITAQGRESPESKGGIILHNCTIKAAADLIPYKSSTKTYLGRPWKTLYSRVVVMESYIEDLIDPRGWIEWNKNLTNLDKLFYAEYQNQGPGANTTNRVKWPGYKVLKIPSEVSQFTVKNFIKGNEWIPWTGIPFISGLL